Genomic window (bacterium):
GGCTTCCCGTGCTCAAACCTGTGCCGGGCGCCATCAACGATGCAGTCCGGGAAGCGGTGGCCCTCTTTGGAGAGGCCGGAGACAGGTCAGGGAGAATTCAGATGTCCCTGTCCAGTGATCTGCCCCAGGTCAGTTTCGACGGTGAGCAGATAAGGCGGGTGGTCATCAACCTCCTGGACAACGCCATCCGGGCGGTCCAGGAGCGGGGTGAAGAGGGGGAGGTCCAGATCAGCACCAGACTTCTTGAAGAAGAGGGAATGGTGGCCATATCGGTCTCCGACAACGGTGCCGGAATCCCGGAAGATCTCATGGACCGTATCTTCGAGCCCTACTTCAGTACCCGCGAGGAGGGGACAGGACTTGGCCTCGCAATCGCCCAGAGGATCGCCGAGGAGCATGGCGGTAACCTGGCCTGTTTCCCCGGTTCCCAGGGCGGGGCGGTTCTGACCATCAAGATCCCTGTGGACATCGATCCCATGAGGAGGATATAGCGATGGACAAGGACGCTGCGGGTGACAAAAGATCCTCGGAACTGGTCCTCATCGTCGATGACGAGCGGAGGGTCAGGGAGAGTGTCAGGTCGATCCTCCAGGACGAGGGTTACTCGGTCATCGAGGCGGCCGGCGGCCAGGAAGGGCTTGGCAAGGCGGCCGCTGACAAGCCGGATTGCGTTCTTCTGGACATCTGGATGCCCGGCATGGACGGTATCGAGGTGCTGACCTCACTCAAACAGGTCGATCCCGATCTCCCTGTCATCATCATGTCCGGACACGGGAACATCGAGACCGCCGTCAAGGCCTCCAAGCTGGGAGCCTATGATTTTCTGGAAAAGCCTCTCTCCATCGACAAGCTGATCCTGGTTCTGCGAAACGCCCTCAGCCAGCGCTCCCTCGTTGAGGAGAACCGGGCCCTGCGGGAAGGCCAGGTGACAGGGAGCGAGTTCATCGGGCATTCACCGACCGTTGCGTCTATCCTGGAACAGGTCAGGATCGTTGCTCCAACCCAGGCGTCAGTACTCATCACCGGGGAGAACGGCACGGGTAAGGAACTCCTGGCCAGGTCCATTCACAGCGGCTCCCGGAGGAGCAGCACAGCGTTCGTGGCCGTGAACTGCGCAGCCATACCGGACAACCTTATCGAGAGCGAGCTTTTCGGCCACGAGCGGGGCGCTTTCACCGGTGCGGTGTCCAGGAAAGTCGGCAAGTTCGATCTGGCCCACCAGGGGACCCTTTTCCTGGACGAGATCGGGGACATGAGCCTCGCGACCCAGGCCAAGATCCTGAGGGTACTCGAAGAGCGGGTATTCCAGAGGGTAGGAGGGAACCGGGATATCGCTGTTGATGTGAGGGTTGTCGCCGCCACCAACAAGGACCTGTCTGAGGAGATCGCAAGCGGTGCCTTCCGTGAGGACCTGTTCTTCCGCCTCAACGTCTTTCCCTTTCATCTCCCGCCCCTCAGGGAGCGCAGGGAGGATATCCTCCTGCTTCTCGACAGGTTTTTGGGCGAATATGGCCGGTTGTACGGAAAGCCGGACCTCACTTTCAGTCCAGAGGCCGAGGCGAGCCTCGTGGGTTACCAGTGGCCGGGCAACGTCCGGGAACTAAGGAACGTAGTGGAGAGGCTTGCCATCATCGCCCCTGACAAGATCATCGACAGGGAGCTCATCCCCCCAAGTGTCAGGGAAAGGCAGGAGGACGGCCCGGCCGGTCATGGGGATGATCCCGCGGCATCCGAGGCGGATTACAGGCTTGCCCGGGAACGGTTCGAGCGGAGTTTTTTCTCACGGCGCCTGGAGGAGAACGACTGGAACATCTCCCGGACCGCCGAGACCGTGGGGTTAGAGCGCAGCAACCTGCACCGGAAGATGAAACAGTTGGGGATCAAGAAACTTTCATAAGGTCTTGGAAAGTTTCTTGAAATTCCAGATTCCAGATTCCAAAAGGGGAGCGCGGTTCACGTAAAAGCGATAAAGGCTGCCTCACACAGCCTGTCCGCCATAGCTTTAGCGAAAGCGGAAGCTCGAAGAGCGAAGTCGGATGGATCCTGGATTCCTTTGAAATTTGAAAGTTGATGACTTCGCAAAAAGTCATCAATGTGCCCCGCGCGGGGCGCCCAAATCAATGACCGGTCCCGCAAGTCATTGATTTGTGAGGAAAGGGAAAACGACGCTTTTCCCTTTCCGTGGAGCAAAAAGTCCCGGATTGGACTTTTTGCGACCCTATCAAATTTGAAATTTGAAATTACCGACGAGAGGCCGTAAATGACCATTCAAAAGCAACCATCTATCCACGAAGCAGTAAAATCCCTTTTAACAGTGAATATGGGCCTCGAGGAGAACGAGAACCTCCTCCTCCTCGGCGACACGGCTGATAAGGCATGTCAGGACCTTGCCCGGGAAGTGGGTGAGACGGCACAGGCTCTGCACCCGGCCACAAGGACACTTATTTTCGATCCGGCCGGCGGGCACGGCCAGGAGCCTCCCGTTGAGGTCTGGGAAGCGGCGTTCGGGGCCGAAACAGTCCGTTCCCTGGAGGAAAACGGTCTTCTGTCAGCCATTATCGCCAAGGAGCGCGATGATAACACCCTGAAACAGGCGCTGCATGTTGTTGAAAAGGAAGGGGATAACGGCGCTGCTGTCATCGTGGCGCTGACCCACTTCTCCACCAGCCACACTACCTTCAGGAAACTGCTCAACGAGGCCCGCGGCGTGAGATACGCCAGCATGCCCCTTTTCGAGCGGGAGATGTTTTTCGGTTCCATGAACGTCGATTGGGCGTCACTGTCGGCATCGACAAGGTCTCTTGCAGGTGCGCTTGCAGGGGCGGACAGGTGCGAGGTCCGGGCACCCAACGGCACCGAGGTGGTTTTCACGGTTTCCGGCCGGCCTGTCATACCGGATGGGGGTATACTGACGTACAAAAGGGCTTTCGGGAACCTGCCGGCCGGGGAGGTCTTCATGGCCCCTGTGGAGGGAACCACGGAAGGTACCCTCGTCCTCGACTGGGGGCCCCTGGCCAGATTTGTCAAACCGCTCACGGTCCGGATAGAGGCTGGACGGGCTGTATCTGTTTCCGGTGAAGACGCCGGTGCGGTCGGTTGGCTCGAAAAGGCCCTTGACGCCCATCCTGCCAACGCCAATGTAGCTGAACTGGGCATAGGGACCAACCCCGGGGCTACGAGACCCGACAACGTCCTCGAATCTGAAAAGATCCTGGGAACCGTCCACGCGGCCTTCGGGGACAACCACACCTTCGGAGGCCGGACGGTGGCCCCGTTTCACCAGGATTTTGTGATCTTCGACGCCAGCCTGGTGGGGGTCTGGGAGAAGGGAGGAGGGAGGAGGGTGCTTTTGACTGAGGGGAGGCGGGGGTGGTAAGAATAGAGAGCTAAGGACTAAGTGCTATGAGCTAAGTAATGCATTGTTGATACTTTTTCTTAGTACCTAGTACCCCTAGTACCCAGCACCTGATACTGATTCCGGAGGGATCTCCATGAAAATTAAAAATCTCGAAGACGTTCTCCGGCAGCTTCCCATAAAAGGGGAAGTGGCCTTTGCAGGCGGGTTGCGCGGCAAGTTCACGGAGAAGGCCAAGAAACAGCAGCTGAAAGTACTGAGGGACTTTGTGGACGACCTTAAGCACGTCCTGGAGCCCGGGGAGGAGATCCTGCTGGCCAGCCGCGGGGCGTCCCCCTTCACCATGGTGGAGCAGCTGACCACGGGAGCCTGGATCTACCACATAAAGAGGTGCCTACTGGTCCTGACCGACAGGCGCCTTTTGCACTTTCCTGCCGATTACCGGTACAAACCCCGCATGGCAGCCGCCCAGGTCCGGTTCAACGACATTGATAGTTTCAAGGGCAAAAAGAGGATCACTTTCCGGTACAAGAACGGTACGAAGGAGGCGTTTTCCCAGGTCAGGCACGGCAAACGCCTGGTCGGGCTGCTCAAGGGCATGGTGGGGACCATATCCACCTCCACCCAGCATGGAGGCCGGCAGCACCTTTGTCCCCGCTGCGTGGCTCCCCTGGCCCGGGAGCGCTACACCTGCCCCCGCTGCCGGCTGGAGTTCAAGGAACCCGGCGCGGCCAGGCTGTACTCCATTTTCCTGCCCGGAGGAGGCTACTTTTATACACGCCACCCTTGGCTGGGGGTCGGAGACGCCATAACAGAGCTCACTCTCATGTTTTTCACTTTCGTTTTTCTCCTGGAATATTTCACGACTGAGGCATCATCCGTGGAAACCCTCTATCTCGGGCTGTTCTTCGGGGTGATCCTGGTTGTGGAAAAGCTCATCACCATCTACCACGCCAGGCACTTCATCAAGGAGTACATCCCCATGGAAAAACGGTTTAACCGGATACCCCAGACGGTGGAAGCTCGAACGCCCGTTGTCAGGGAGCAAAACGACCTTTACGAGGACGAAAAAGTCACGTTTAAGTGATGCTTGAAAGTTTTTGCTAATGCAAAACATTAAGCCGGCTGGAGATCTTTCCAGCCGGCTTTTTCTTTGTACTTGGACCTGGAACTTAGCGCTTATTGTTGAATGAGCAGAAAACCGTCTCATTCAACAATGATAGAGTCGCAAAAAGTCCAATCCGGTTCCATGAAAGTGGCCGCGTCGATCACATCAACGGCCGCGAAGTGGCGTCCCCGGCAGGGTCCTGCCGTGTACAGCCTGGTGTAAACCCCGTCTCCCGCCTCGAGATCACCGTTGGTCCCGTCGTCGGTTTCCCTTTCGAGACGTTCCAGGTCCCCCCTCCACCAGAAGCATGGAAGTTCGGCGGTTCCTGATTGGGCGGCGAGGGACTGGACCGGTGCCTGCCCGTCATAGACCTGCGCCTGAGCCGCGGCTGCCGCGTCCTCGTCCCCATCCGTTCCTGTTACCGATTCGACGAAGAAAGGTTCGGTTTCAACAGCCGCCAGGATCGCGGCCTGATCGGCCTCGGTCCCTCCTGTGATGGAAACCCCGCTGCCGGACCCGCAGCCGGCGAGGAAGGCCAGAAGGAGACCGGATACCGCCAAGACCAGGACTTCAACCCGGTAATTCCTGAAACAATGTGTCTTGTTATTCATGATCTTAAACCCTTGAATAAGTGAATTGTTCAGCGGGTTTGTTGATTGCAGACACGGGGGGAGGGGAAAGGTTTAAGGGTCGTTTCGCAAAGCAAAACTGCGGAGCCGATAGGGGGCGCGGGAGAGCCGAAGAGAGAAAGAGAGAGGGAAATGACAGAGGGGAGGGAAAATCCACGTACGTGCGTAGAGCGTGAATGCGTGGGAGTATAAATACGCACACACGGACTTACGGACAAAAGCGATTACGAGCCTTTCCCCCCCCTTGACAACCAAGCGAAGGCCAGTGTATTGACTGAGCGGTCAGTCAGTATGTTTGTAAGGGAGAAATCGATGTCAAAAAAAGAGAAGATCCTGGCCGCGGCGACGGAACTTTTTGCCCGCCAGGGCTTTAACGAAACAGCCACCTCGGAGATCGCGAAAAGCGCAG
Coding sequences:
- a CDS encoding sigma-54 dependent transcriptional regulator, translating into MDKDAAGDKRSSELVLIVDDERRVRESVRSILQDEGYSVIEAAGGQEGLGKAAADKPDCVLLDIWMPGMDGIEVLTSLKQVDPDLPVIIMSGHGNIETAVKASKLGAYDFLEKPLSIDKLILVLRNALSQRSLVEENRALREGQVTGSEFIGHSPTVASILEQVRIVAPTQASVLITGENGTGKELLARSIHSGSRRSSTAFVAVNCAAIPDNLIESELFGHERGAFTGAVSRKVGKFDLAHQGTLFLDEIGDMSLATQAKILRVLEERVFQRVGGNRDIAVDVRVVAATNKDLSEEIASGAFREDLFFRLNVFPFHLPPLRERREDILLLLDRFLGEYGRLYGKPDLTFSPEAEASLVGYQWPGNVRELRNVVERLAIIAPDKIIDRELIPPSVRERQEDGPAGHGDDPAASEADYRLARERFERSFFSRRLEENDWNISRTAETVGLERSNLHRKMKQLGIKKLS
- a CDS encoding aminopeptidase, with product MTIQKQPSIHEAVKSLLTVNMGLEENENLLLLGDTADKACQDLAREVGETAQALHPATRTLIFDPAGGHGQEPPVEVWEAAFGAETVRSLEENGLLSAIIAKERDDNTLKQALHVVEKEGDNGAAVIVALTHFSTSHTTFRKLLNEARGVRYASMPLFEREMFFGSMNVDWASLSASTRSLAGALAGADRCEVRAPNGTEVVFTVSGRPVIPDGGILTYKRAFGNLPAGEVFMAPVEGTTEGTLVLDWGPLARFVKPLTVRIEAGRAVSVSGEDAGAVGWLEKALDAHPANANVAELGIGTNPGATRPDNVLESEKILGTVHAAFGDNHTFGGRTVAPFHQDFVIFDASLVGVWEKGGGRRVLLTEGRRGW